The proteins below are encoded in one region of Meiothermus cerbereus DSM 11376:
- a CDS encoding NUDIX hydrolase produces the protein MSGVTRPQVLPQSRRRVTSAGGVVLRERAGGKGLEVLLIAIKDGRVWSLPKGQVEPGERYPQTAVREVREETGIEAKVLAPLGSIRYHFTVKDDGIQTTVTKEVHHFLMGYVGGTPRPQKEEVDGVAWFPVREALKRLSHQNERNAVLKALACWDTQAPLGAQP, from the coding sequence ATGTCCGGGGTTACCAGGCCCCAGGTGCTGCCGCAATCGCGCCGCCGTGTGACTTCGGCGGGGGGTGTGGTATTGCGGGAGCGGGCGGGCGGAAAGGGCCTCGAGGTGCTCCTCATCGCCATCAAGGATGGGCGGGTCTGGAGCCTGCCCAAAGGCCAGGTGGAACCAGGGGAGCGCTACCCGCAGACAGCAGTCCGCGAAGTACGCGAGGAAACCGGCATCGAGGCCAAGGTGCTGGCCCCTTTGGGTAGCATTCGCTACCACTTCACTGTAAAGGACGATGGCATCCAGACCACCGTGACCAAAGAAGTGCATCACTTTTTGATGGGCTATGTGGGCGGAACCCCCCGGCCCCAAAAGGAAGAGGTGGACGGGGTAGCCTGGTTTCCCGTGCGCGAAGCCCTAAAACGGCTCTCTCACCAGAACGAGCGCAACGCCGTTCTCAAGGCCCTGGCCTGCTGGGACACCCAGGCCCCGCTGGGGGCACAGCCATAA